From one Mytilus galloprovincialis chromosome 13, xbMytGall1.hap1.1, whole genome shotgun sequence genomic stretch:
- the LOC143057525 gene encoding uncharacterized protein LOC143057525, translating into MDNQVFCIPENGLQILNQHEIPVCSRTVTGTDFSVKGWLDEVNLDINQGLKDFAVIFILDQLHLSDLFSGPKCDVERAPYSPSVQGWNSGCPLSMFNRPDLGDQIACHITESCTGIDCCANIPSFGLTIRPFFVLDPCDYKITYGINTENFTKSLVNYEWGKTERISLAQDVVVFEFSMKKPPNSKKFVLDVAVKVCLYDKDNCVPDIKVFDKTEIPQVICDIETVIDLKDFSLTNWADNLGVDIAGQMEPAIIRILLQQLGLDTLIKSSPCSHRHDLYNSSSSDGWENGIHCY; encoded by the exons ATGGATAATCAAGTGTTTTGTATCCCAGAAAATGGTCTTCAGATTTTAAACCAGCATGAAATTCCTGTCTGCTCCAGAACTGTCACAGGCACAG atTTCTCTGTCAAGGGTTGGTTAGATGAAGTGAACCTAGATATTAATCAAGGATTGAAAGATTTTGCTGTAATATTCATCCTTGACCAGTTACACCTTTCTGATTTGTTCAGTGGTCCAAAGTGTGATGTTGAAAGAGCTCCTTATTCACCTAGTGTTCAGGGATGGAACAGTG gatGTCCATTGAGTATGTTTAATCGTCCAGATTTGGGAGACCAAATAGCTTGCCACATTACAGAATCCTGCACTGGAATTGATTGCTGTGCCAATATCCCTTCCTTTGGACTGACAATTAGGCCATTCTTTGTGTTGGATCCTTGTGACTACAAGATAACATATGGAATCAATACAGAAAATTTTACTAAATCCCTGGTTAACTACGAATGGG gaAAGACGGAAAGAATATCCCTAGCACAAGATGTAGTTGTATTTGA GTTTTCTATGAAAAAGCCACCAAATTCAAAGAAATTTGTTCTGGATGTTGCTGTAAAAGTCTGCTTGTATGACAAAGATAACTGTGTCCCAGATATAAAAGTGTTTGATAAAACAGAGATTCCTCAAGTTATTTGTGACATTGAAACTGTTATTGATCTGAAAG atTTTTCATTAACCAATTGGGCAGACAATTTAGGAGTTGATATAGCTGGTCAGATGGAGCCAGCAATCATTAGAATTTTGCTACAACAGCTTGGATTGGACACTCTGATAAAGTCTTCACCATGTAGTCATAGACATGATTTATATAATTCTTCTTCATCAGATGGGTGGGAAAATGGTATTCATTGTTATTGA